A stretch of the Carassius carassius chromosome 6, fCarCar2.1, whole genome shotgun sequence genome encodes the following:
- the LOC132142459 gene encoding histone H2A, sperm-like encodes MSGRGKKIVAAPKTKSSVSRSSRAGLQFPVGRIARLLRKGNYAARIGSGAAVYLTAVIEYLCAEVLELAGNASRDNKKLRIAPRHIQLAVRNDEELNTLLGGVTISEGGVLPNIQAQLLPKKTKGSRDPNTSKEVQSQDF; translated from the coding sequence ATGTCTGGTCGGGGTAAGAAGATCGTCGCTGCACCAAAGACCAAGTCGTCCGTGTCGCGCTCGTCCCGCGCGGGCCTTCAGTTCCCTGTTGGCCGCATCGCGCGTCTCCTGCGGAAGGGAAACTACGCGGCGCGCATCGGCTCCGGAGCGGCGGTGTATTTAACGGCGGTTATCGAGTATCTGTGCGCGGAGGTGCTGGAGCTGGCGGGAAACGCAAGCCGCGACAACAAGAAGTTGCGCATAGCGCCGCGTCACATTCAGCTGGCGGTGCGCAACGACGAAGAGCTGAACACCCTGCTGGGCGGCGTCACGATCTCAGAGGGCGGCGTGCTGCCCAATATCCAGGCGCAGCTGCTGCCCAAGAAGACCAAAGGTTCGCGGGACCCGAACACCAGTAAAGAAGTCCAATCCCAGGACTTCTGA